A genomic region of Alicyclobacillus sp. SO9 contains the following coding sequences:
- a CDS encoding YaaC family protein, which yields MLNHVGMRQLQSEAYALRLMRKIHRDHPDKNGNGSPHAGILYRASENVASYARQAVAYAAAADSAPMEVKPVVRYYQMLHTVKTLLYLFQLDFPSSTSVLQHGLSVRRIKRSGYRWPLEKLTVHKEGIIQSFHHLFSQKPLPEKLLVGDLIGSLPQLSGILGQFYDHLEHAYPLYTNSSQMPTMGPPESVHVEVRQSKTQDQMAQGQTAQVQRDQTDPMESMDKHLDTNEETTESLTQIDDLGESASHAATVDKTASSNGVQKTQRARSTGTPPVRITAQRSRAWVSRRIASNQGMTVDEWKQAYLNAGPVNHVGTEIPQDANTGSSTMMGQVERAHDSRYVQGHEPASSAPPGANSSLLVSSEANRKGYLNIPLPTPNHPWFNSYDGVDYLVDEPAYPVYLVQYGLLFCLSALSRYSATEWSDIIHWNNEQDALLVREYLRLPCPRPIVRLDIPITPQSIEWIADGRIVND from the coding sequence ATGCTCAACCATGTAGGCATGAGACAACTGCAGAGTGAAGCGTATGCGCTTCGATTGATGAGAAAAATTCATAGGGATCATCCCGACAAGAATGGCAATGGAAGTCCCCATGCGGGCATATTGTACAGAGCCTCTGAAAATGTAGCCAGTTACGCCAGGCAGGCAGTTGCCTACGCAGCGGCAGCGGATTCTGCACCCATGGAAGTAAAGCCCGTCGTAAGGTACTACCAAATGCTGCATACAGTGAAAACACTGTTATACCTCTTTCAGTTGGACTTCCCGTCCTCAACCAGTGTTCTCCAACACGGACTCTCTGTTCGACGCATCAAGCGCAGTGGGTATCGATGGCCATTGGAGAAACTCACTGTACATAAGGAAGGCATCATCCAGTCATTTCATCACTTATTCTCTCAAAAACCTCTGCCTGAAAAGCTTCTTGTCGGAGATTTGATTGGCTCACTCCCACAATTATCGGGCATTTTGGGGCAATTTTACGATCACTTGGAACACGCATACCCTCTATATACAAATTCCAGTCAAATGCCAACAATGGGTCCACCAGAATCGGTGCATGTAGAGGTACGTCAGTCAAAGACACAAGATCAGATGGCACAAGGTCAGACAGCACAAGTCCAGCGCGATCAGACGGACCCTATGGAATCCATGGACAAGCACCTGGATACCAATGAAGAGACAACGGAGTCTCTCACACAAATCGATGATTTAGGGGAGTCTGCGTCCCACGCAGCCACTGTGGACAAAACTGCGTCTTCGAATGGTGTGCAAAAAACGCAAAGAGCACGCTCGACTGGCACTCCCCCAGTTCGTATCACGGCTCAAAGAAGTAGAGCATGGGTCTCTCGTCGAATTGCTTCAAACCAGGGCATGACCGTCGATGAATGGAAGCAAGCGTATCTAAATGCAGGTCCCGTAAACCATGTAGGCACGGAAATTCCCCAGGATGCAAACACCGGCTCATCCACTATGATGGGACAAGTTGAGCGAGCTCACGATTCTAGATACGTGCAAGGACATGAACCAGCCAGCAGTGCCCCACCTGGAGCAAATTCAAGCCTGTTAGTATCATCTGAAGCAAATCGGAAAGGTTATCTAAATATCCCATTGCCAACTCCGAATCATCCGTGGTTCAACTCTTACGACGGAGTAGACTATCTCGTAGACGAACCCGCCTATCCCGTTTATCTCGTACAATACGGATTACTCTTCTGCCTTTCTGCGCTGAGCAGATACTCCGCAACGGAATGGTCTGACATCATTCACTGGAATAATGAACAGGATGCACTTTTAGTGCGTGAGTATTTAAGACTCCCCTGTCCCCGACCCATCGTGCGCCTTGACATTCCTATTACTCCCCAATCCATCGAATGGATTGCGGACGGCCGCATAGTCAACGACTAA
- the guaB gene encoding IMP dehydrogenase has translation MSTNWGNKFGPEALTFDDVLLVPAKSDVLPKDVDVSTQFTTGIRLNIPIVSAAMDTVTEAALAIGMAREGGIGIIHKNMTIEQQAEEVDKVKRSESGVITDPIYLTKDHPLKDAEFLMSKYRISGVPVVEENTKKLIGIITNRDLRFEPDETRPVGEVMTRGNLVTAPVGTTLQGAKEILQQHKIEKLPLTDDNGILKGLITIKDIEKARQFPHAAKDSQGRLVCGAAVSTSADMDNRVAALVAAGVDVLVVDTAHGHSTGVIEAVKAIRQRYPDLQLVAGNVATPEGTLALIEAGVNAVKVGIGPGSICTTRVVAGIGVPQVSAIYNCASVAKEKGVPIIADGGIKYSGDIVKALAAGANTVMVGSLLAGTEESPGETEIFQGRRFKVYRGMGSLGAMKEGGGERYFQEDKKKLVPEGIEGRVAYRGQLSETLYQMVGGVRAGMGYCGTADVQELHDYSQFIRITAAGLRESHPHDVQVTKEAPNYSI, from the coding sequence TTGAGCACGAATTGGGGCAATAAATTCGGGCCAGAGGCGCTAACGTTCGACGATGTGCTTCTAGTACCTGCAAAATCAGATGTTCTTCCGAAAGACGTCGATGTCAGTACGCAATTTACAACAGGCATACGCTTGAATATTCCGATAGTTAGCGCCGCGATGGATACAGTAACCGAAGCGGCGCTTGCTATTGGTATGGCTAGAGAAGGCGGTATTGGAATTATTCATAAGAACATGACTATTGAGCAGCAAGCTGAGGAAGTGGATAAGGTAAAGAGATCGGAGAGTGGTGTTATCACCGATCCCATCTATCTGACCAAGGACCATCCTCTCAAGGATGCTGAATTCCTCATGTCAAAGTACCGAATCTCCGGAGTCCCCGTTGTAGAAGAAAATACTAAGAAACTCATTGGTATTATCACAAACCGCGATTTGCGGTTTGAACCGGATGAAACACGTCCTGTTGGAGAGGTTATGACACGGGGAAATTTGGTTACAGCTCCGGTAGGGACCACATTGCAGGGTGCTAAGGAAATTTTACAGCAGCACAAGATTGAAAAGCTGCCTCTGACTGACGACAACGGTATTCTAAAGGGTCTCATTACCATTAAAGACATTGAAAAGGCGCGGCAGTTTCCGCATGCAGCCAAAGACAGCCAAGGCCGCTTGGTCTGCGGTGCTGCGGTTTCAACTAGTGCAGACATGGACAACCGCGTCGCTGCATTGGTTGCAGCAGGTGTCGACGTCCTGGTGGTGGACACCGCGCACGGTCACTCAACAGGCGTTATTGAAGCTGTGAAGGCGATCCGCCAACGCTATCCGGATTTGCAGTTAGTCGCAGGGAACGTCGCAACGCCGGAAGGAACCTTGGCTTTGATTGAGGCTGGTGTGAATGCGGTGAAGGTGGGTATTGGACCGGGATCGATCTGTACAACCCGCGTTGTTGCAGGCATCGGTGTACCTCAAGTCAGCGCGATTTACAACTGCGCCTCTGTCGCAAAAGAAAAAGGTGTTCCAATTATTGCAGACGGCGGCATTAAGTACTCCGGTGACATTGTGAAAGCTTTGGCAGCCGGGGCGAATACGGTTATGGTGGGAAGTCTGTTGGCTGGTACAGAAGAAAGCCCCGGTGAGACGGAGATTTTCCAGGGTCGGAGGTTTAAGGTATACCGCGGTATGGGATCGCTTGGAGCCATGAAGGAAGGCGGCGGCGAACGCTACTTCCAAGAGGACAAGAAGAAGCTGGTACCGGAAGGCATCGAAGGTCGAGTTGCCTACCGCGGACAGCTGTCCGAGACCTTGTATCAAATGGTCGGCGGCGTTCGAGCCGGAATGGGGTATTGCGGTACTGCGGATGTTCAGGAACTGCATGACTATAGTCAGTTTATCCGCATTACGGCTGCAGGCCTGCGAGAGAGCCACCCGCACGATGTGCAAGTCACGAAGGAAGCTCCGAACTACAGCATCTAG
- a CDS encoding D-alanyl-D-alanine carboxypeptidase family protein, with amino-acid sequence MSRLLRSIIVAVIVLAIVVVGIVQLTRPIPPVAMKTNVKQVSIPGKLSPVFPSQGEAAIGEESLGVIQETKSEQPVPIASLTKMMTAYLLLQAKPLKVGENGPTTTITQHDVQVYNKDVANGDSVLKVQVGEKLTERQLLEGLLLPSGDNIATLIGEQLSGSLSKFVAKMNATAKSLGMTNTHYTDASGVSPATVSTAHDQILIAQQDMKNPVFRKIVAMPQATFPVAGVQYNVDYMLGKNGITGIKTGSTNQAGGCFVSSMPITVKGQQHILIGAVLGQKTYRSLRSAFNNNVKMLDSVKSKFENYTIHNPSQGFAKLTTAWKQSASLKMAKPLTVFGYPGMPVKFGYDLHSKQVPMKAGSSPAKMTVQTGDVTQTIPLQTSAAITKPKLLWKLRR; translated from the coding sequence ATGTCCAGACTACTTCGTTCCATTATTGTCGCCGTTATTGTCTTGGCAATTGTCGTCGTCGGGATTGTACAACTCACCCGACCGATTCCGCCCGTCGCAATGAAAACCAATGTGAAGCAAGTAAGTATACCCGGCAAATTGTCGCCTGTGTTCCCAAGTCAGGGTGAAGCGGCTATCGGCGAAGAAAGTTTGGGTGTTATCCAAGAGACCAAGTCGGAACAACCAGTTCCCATCGCCAGTCTTACAAAGATGATGACAGCTTATTTATTGCTTCAAGCAAAGCCGCTAAAAGTCGGCGAAAATGGTCCTACAACGACCATCACGCAGCATGATGTGCAGGTGTACAACAAAGATGTTGCAAACGGGGATTCAGTTTTAAAAGTGCAGGTTGGAGAAAAGCTGACGGAACGGCAATTGCTTGAAGGTCTGCTGCTGCCGTCAGGTGACAACATCGCTACGTTGATTGGAGAACAGCTTTCCGGAAGTCTGTCGAAGTTTGTTGCGAAAATGAATGCTACAGCCAAGTCGCTGGGCATGACAAATACGCATTATACGGATGCAAGCGGTGTGAGTCCTGCGACGGTGAGTACAGCCCACGATCAGATTCTGATTGCTCAGCAGGACATGAAAAATCCGGTGTTCAGAAAAATTGTGGCCATGCCGCAAGCTACGTTCCCTGTTGCTGGTGTGCAGTACAACGTAGACTACATGCTGGGTAAGAACGGCATTACGGGTATCAAGACGGGCAGCACGAATCAAGCCGGCGGCTGCTTTGTTTCATCCATGCCCATCACGGTTAAGGGCCAACAGCATATTTTAATAGGTGCCGTTCTGGGACAGAAGACTTACAGATCGTTGCGCAGTGCCTTCAACAACAACGTGAAAATGCTTGACTCGGTCAAGTCGAAGTTTGAGAACTATACGATTCACAATCCGAGCCAGGGTTTTGCAAAATTGACCACTGCCTGGAAGCAAAGTGCCAGCCTTAAAATGGCCAAACCCCTCACTGTGTTTGGTTATCCCGGCATGCCTGTGAAATTCGGATATGACCTGCATTCCAAACAAGTACCAATGAAAGCAGGCAGTTCTCCAGCGAAAATGACGGTGCAAACGGGAGATGTGACACAGACAATTCCGCTACAGACGTCAGCGGCAATTACTAAGCCAAAGTTGCTCTGGAAACTGCGTCGCTAG
- a CDS encoding DUF2621 domain-containing protein, with the protein MSSWIMIAMIVVNSILVILFLGGAFFMTRAFLRKMKNNS; encoded by the coding sequence ATGTCGTCGTGGATCATGATTGCAATGATAGTTGTGAATTCCATATTAGTGATTTTGTTTCTTGGGGGCGCGTTTTTCATGACACGTGCTTTTCTGCGCAAAATGAAAAACAACTCATAA
- the pdxS gene encoding pyridoxal 5'-phosphate synthase lyase subunit PdxS, translating into MAKTGTEVVKRGMAEMQKGGVIMDVVSAEQAKIAEAAGAVAVMALERVPSDIRAAGGVARMADPTIVESVMNAVSVPVMAKCRIGHIVEARILESLGVDYIDESEVLTPADDRFHINKRDYTVPFVCGARNLGEALRRIAEGASMIRTKGEPGTGNIVEAVTHQRMMQAEIRKVQNMSEDELIAEAKNIGAPYELLLEVHRQGSLPVVNFAAGGVATPADAALMMQLGSDGVFVGSGIFKSEDPEKFGRAVVRATTHYEDYELIAELSKGLGTPMKGIDLSTLKAEERMASRGW; encoded by the coding sequence ATGGCAAAGACAGGTACTGAAGTAGTAAAGCGCGGTATGGCCGAAATGCAAAAAGGCGGCGTCATCATGGATGTAGTTTCAGCCGAGCAGGCGAAGATTGCTGAAGCGGCAGGAGCGGTGGCGGTCATGGCGCTGGAGCGTGTTCCTTCAGATATTCGAGCCGCCGGCGGAGTAGCACGCATGGCGGATCCTACCATTGTGGAATCTGTAATGAATGCAGTTTCGGTTCCGGTTATGGCTAAATGCCGTATTGGGCACATTGTGGAGGCACGCATTCTTGAGTCTCTTGGTGTAGACTACATCGACGAAAGTGAAGTCTTAACGCCGGCAGACGACCGATTCCATATCAACAAGCGCGATTACACCGTGCCTTTTGTGTGTGGAGCACGCAACCTTGGTGAGGCACTGCGGCGCATTGCCGAAGGTGCATCTATGATTAGGACGAAAGGTGAACCGGGAACGGGCAACATTGTTGAAGCTGTAACCCACCAGCGTATGATGCAGGCAGAAATCCGCAAGGTGCAGAATATGTCAGAGGATGAACTGATTGCGGAAGCCAAGAACATTGGTGCCCCGTACGAACTGTTGCTCGAAGTCCATCGTCAAGGCAGCCTTCCTGTCGTCAATTTTGCAGCAGGAGGCGTCGCGACGCCTGCTGATGCAGCACTCATGATGCAACTAGGCTCCGATGGTGTCTTTGTCGGATCCGGTATCTTCAAGTCCGAAGACCCCGAGAAGTTCGGTCGGGCTGTCGTCCGTGCTACCACGCACTATGAGGATTACGAGTTGATTGCAGAACTGTCCAAGGGTCTTGGAACACCCATGAAGGGCATTGATTTGAGTACACTGAAGGCTGAAGAGAGGATGGCTTCTCGCGGCTGGTAA
- the pdxT gene encoding pyridoxal 5'-phosphate synthase glutaminase subunit PdxT: protein MKIGVLALQGAFREHVKLLESLGADAPLVKRDFHLEGLDGLVIPGGESTTIGRLLREYNLMEPIRERASQGFPLFGTCAGMIVLANQIEGAEEPHLAVMNMKVNRNSFGRQRESFEADLEIPVIGSEPFPAVFIRAPHVVEVGEHVEVLCCYNDRMVAVQEGNLLALSFHPELTGDARLHRHFLTMVESAQVSSAK from the coding sequence ATGAAAATTGGAGTACTGGCTCTGCAAGGGGCATTTCGTGAACATGTTAAGTTGCTTGAGTCCCTGGGTGCCGATGCGCCACTGGTGAAACGGGATTTTCACTTGGAGGGGCTCGACGGTTTGGTAATACCGGGGGGAGAAAGCACCACCATTGGACGACTCCTCCGGGAATACAATCTGATGGAACCAATCCGAGAACGGGCAAGTCAGGGTTTTCCGTTGTTTGGTACATGTGCCGGGATGATTGTGCTGGCAAATCAAATTGAAGGGGCAGAAGAGCCCCATTTGGCTGTCATGAATATGAAGGTAAACCGAAATTCATTTGGCCGGCAAAGAGAGAGCTTTGAGGCAGACTTGGAAATTCCGGTGATTGGTTCCGAGCCATTTCCAGCAGTCTTTATTCGGGCTCCACACGTGGTCGAAGTTGGCGAACATGTGGAGGTACTGTGCTGTTACAACGACAGGATGGTAGCTGTGCAAGAGGGGAATTTGCTTGCTCTGTCTTTTCATCCTGAACTCACCGGAGATGCTCGGCTGCATCGGCACTTCCTGACAATGGTGGAAAGTGCACAGGTAAGTTCAGCGAAATAG
- the serS gene encoding serine--tRNA ligase, translating to MLDIRAVRQDPQVYREGLKRKHADAKVIDELLQIDESWRQSLAEVERLKSLRNKASENIAAKKKNKEDASGDIDEMRQVSAKIKELDEAVRRFDEKQKELLYTIPNLPHESVPNGESEDDNVPLQYWGELPKFAYTPKAHWDLAQELGIVDFERAVKITGSRFVLYKGLGAKLERALASFMLDFQVEQRGYTEMFPAFIANEESLVGTGNLPKFGEDMFKLEGLPYYLIPTAEVPLTNYYRDEILDADQVPVKFAGYSASFRSEAGSAGKDTRGLIRLHQFQKVELVKLVRPEDSYTELETLVEDCAAVLKALEIPYRVIEICTADLGFKESKKYDLELWMPASETYREVSSCSNFEDFQARRANLRFRREETSKPEFLHTLNGSGLAVGRTLAAILENGQQPDGSVKLPQALVPYMGTDVIEKGQF from the coding sequence ATGCTGGACATTCGTGCCGTACGACAGGATCCCCAGGTATACCGTGAAGGTTTGAAGCGTAAACACGCTGATGCCAAAGTGATTGACGAGCTGTTGCAGATTGACGAGTCTTGGCGTCAAAGCTTGGCAGAAGTAGAACGCCTGAAGAGTCTTCGCAACAAGGCATCAGAAAACATTGCAGCTAAAAAGAAGAACAAGGAAGACGCTTCTGGGGATATCGACGAGATGCGCCAGGTATCCGCCAAGATTAAAGAACTTGATGAAGCGGTCCGCCGCTTTGACGAGAAACAGAAGGAACTGTTGTACACGATTCCCAATCTGCCTCACGAGTCTGTACCTAACGGTGAAAGTGAAGACGACAATGTCCCTTTGCAGTATTGGGGGGAGTTGCCGAAATTTGCATATACGCCTAAAGCACACTGGGATTTGGCCCAGGAACTGGGGATTGTGGATTTTGAGCGTGCGGTGAAAATTACGGGATCGCGGTTTGTTTTATACAAGGGACTGGGAGCGAAATTGGAGCGAGCCCTGGCCAGCTTTATGTTGGATTTCCAAGTTGAACAACGGGGTTATACGGAAATGTTCCCAGCTTTTATTGCCAATGAGGAAAGCCTTGTAGGGACAGGCAACTTGCCGAAATTTGGTGAGGATATGTTCAAACTTGAGGGGCTTCCCTATTACCTCATTCCAACAGCAGAAGTACCTTTGACCAACTACTACCGTGATGAAATTCTCGATGCTGACCAAGTGCCCGTAAAGTTTGCAGGGTATAGCGCGTCGTTCAGGTCAGAAGCGGGATCGGCTGGGAAAGATACCCGCGGACTCATACGGTTGCATCAGTTCCAGAAGGTTGAGTTGGTTAAGCTGGTCAGACCGGAGGATTCCTACACCGAACTGGAGACCCTTGTGGAAGACTGTGCCGCAGTGCTCAAGGCTTTAGAGATTCCGTACAGAGTCATTGAAATATGCACGGCCGATCTCGGTTTTAAAGAGTCCAAAAAATACGATTTGGAGCTTTGGATGCCTGCCTCCGAGACCTACCGTGAAGTAAGTTCCTGCTCTAATTTTGAGGATTTTCAGGCGCGCAGAGCTAATCTCAGATTCCGTCGGGAAGAAACATCAAAGCCTGAGTTTTTGCATACTTTGAACGGATCGGGATTGGCAGTGGGCCGCACTTTGGCCGCTATCCTGGAAAATGGCCAGCAGCCGGACGGCAGCGTCAAACTGCCTCAGGCACTTGTTCCTTACATGGGAACTGATGTGATAGAGAAAGGGCAGTTCTAA